In Ailuropoda melanoleuca isolate Jingjing chromosome 7, ASM200744v2, whole genome shotgun sequence, one genomic interval encodes:
- the EXOSC8 gene encoding exosome complex component RRP43, giving the protein MAAGFKTVEPLEYYRRFLKENCRPDGRELGEFRTTTVNIGSISTADGSALVKLGNTTVICGIKAEFAAPPTDTPDKGYVVPNVDLPPLCSSRFRSGPPGEEAQVASQFIADVIENSQIIQKEDLCISPGKLSWVLYCDIICLDYDGNILDACTFALLAALKNVQLPEVTINEETGLAEVNLKKKSYLNIRTHPVATSFAVFDDTLLIVDPTGEEEHLATGTLTVVMDEEGKLCCLHKPGGSGLTGAKLQDCMSRAVTRHKEVKKLMDEVIKSMKSK; this is encoded by the exons ATGGCGGCCGGGTTCAA AACTGTGGAACCTCTGGAGTATTACAGAAGATTTTTG aaagaGAACTGCCGTCCTGATGGAAGAGAACTTGGTGAATTCAGAACCACAACTGTCAACATAG gTTCAATTAGTACTGCAGATGGTTCTGCTTTAGTGAAGCTGGGAAATACTACAGTAATTTGTGGAATTAAGGCG GAATTTGCAGCACCACCAACAGATACTCCTGATAAAGGATATGTTG TTCCTAATGTGGATCTACCACCTCTGTGTTCATCGAGATTTCGGTCTGGACCTCCTGGAGAAGAGGCCCAAGTGGCTAGCCAGTTCATTGCAGATGTCATTGAAAA TTCACAGATAATTCAGAAAGAGGACTTATGCATTTCTCCAGGAAAG CTTTCTTGGGTTCTGTACTGTGATATCATTTGCCTCGACTATGATGGGAACATCTTGGATGCCTGTACATTTGCTTTATTAGcagctttaaaaaatg TACAGCTGCCAGAAGTtactataaatgaagaaactggtttAGCAGAAgttaatttaaagaagaaaagttatttgAATATTAGAACTCATCCAGTTGCAACTTCCTTTGCTGTATTTGATGA CACTCTGCTCATAGTTGACCCTACTGGAGAGGAGGAACATCTGGCAACTGGAACCTTAACAGTAGTAATGGATGAGGAAGGCAAGCTATGCTGCCTTCACAAACCAG GTGGAAGTGGGCTGACTGGAGCTAAACTTCAGGACTGTATGAGCCGAGCAGTTACCAgacacaaagaagtaaaaaaactAATGGACGAAGTAATTAAGAGTATGAAATCCAAATAA